Proteins from a single region of Streptomyces spinoverrucosus:
- a CDS encoding Bax inhibitor-1/YccA family protein produces MRSSNPVFSRRGFSRDNGYAGFNTAPQAGGAAVGTQGNPYAQPGAGNPYAQNPYAQNPYAQQDLQYGAPPQAPAGTGRMTMDDVVMRSAMTLGTVVVGAVLAWALLPVSSSSYGLAIGAALIAFVLAMVQSFKRKASPALILSYAAFEGVFLGVFSEMFNSRWSGAPFQAVLGTMAVTGATLLIYKAGWIRVTARYARIGMAIAIAFVLVMAVNLLLVAFGVAEDGGLRSMGPLGAIVGIIAIVLGAFFLTLDFKQIEDGIAYGAPREESWLAAFGLTMTLVWIYIEMLRLVAIFSGDD; encoded by the coding sequence ATGAGGAGCAGCAACCCGGTCTTCTCGCGACGGGGGTTCAGCCGCGACAACGGCTACGCGGGCTTCAACACCGCGCCGCAGGCCGGGGGCGCAGCTGTAGGCACCCAGGGCAACCCGTACGCCCAGCCCGGCGCCGGTAACCCGTACGCGCAGAACCCCTACGCCCAGAACCCGTACGCGCAGCAGGACCTGCAGTACGGCGCCCCGCCGCAGGCTCCGGCCGGCACCGGCCGGATGACGATGGACGACGTCGTCATGCGCTCGGCGATGACGCTCGGCACGGTCGTCGTCGGTGCCGTCCTCGCCTGGGCACTGCTGCCGGTGTCGTCCAGCAGCTACGGCCTGGCGATCGGCGCCGCGCTCATCGCCTTCGTCCTGGCGATGGTCCAGTCGTTCAAGCGCAAGGCCTCGCCCGCGCTGATCCTGTCCTACGCCGCGTTCGAGGGTGTCTTCCTCGGCGTGTTCAGCGAGATGTTCAACAGCCGCTGGTCCGGCGCGCCCTTCCAGGCGGTGCTCGGCACGATGGCGGTCACGGGCGCCACGCTGCTCATCTACAAGGCCGGCTGGATCCGCGTCACCGCGCGGTACGCCCGGATCGGTATGGCGATCGCCATCGCCTTCGTCCTGGTCATGGCCGTCAACCTGCTGCTGGTCGCCTTCGGTGTCGCCGAGGACGGCGGTCTGCGCAGCATGGGCCCGCTCGGTGCGATCGTCGGCATCATCGCGATCGTGCTCGGCGCGTTCTTCCTGACCCTCGACTTCAAGCAGATCGAGGACGGCATCGCCTACGGTGCGCCGCGCGAGGAGTCCTGGCTGGCCGCGTTCGGTCTGACCATGACGCTGGTGTGGATCTACATCGAGATGCTGCGCCTGGTCGCCATCTTCAGCGGCGACGACTGA
- a CDS encoding 4-hydroxybenzoate 3-monooxygenase, with protein sequence MRTTVGIIGAGPAGLLLARLLHNAGIDSVVLECRDRAYVERRQRAGILEQGTVDVLRAAGAGERMDREGLRHDGIELRFDRRRHRVDFPALTGGRSVMVYAQTEVCKDLIALQPKEGGPLLFEAEALAVEDAESERPRVRFRHGGREDVLECEYVVGCDGFWGVARKAVPASLSRVFERTYPFGWLGILADVPPSHDELVYARHDRGFALLSMRSTSVSRLYLQVPDGTDAEEWDDDEIWAELERRFETADDWRLRRGPITQKSVTPMRSFVHEPMRHGRLFLAGDAAHIVPPTGAKGLNLAVGDVVTFARALTHHKETGSAELLDAYSETCLRRVWQAERFSYDMTTLLHRAPDASPFEDRLQLARLERIATSRAAETDLAEAYTGFPLH encoded by the coding sequence ATGCGCACCACCGTCGGCATCATCGGAGCCGGCCCGGCCGGCCTGCTGCTCGCGCGGCTGCTGCACAACGCCGGGATCGACTCGGTCGTGCTGGAATGCCGCGACCGGGCCTACGTCGAACGGCGGCAGCGGGCCGGGATCCTCGAACAGGGGACGGTGGACGTACTGCGCGCGGCCGGGGCCGGGGAGCGGATGGACCGGGAGGGTCTGCGCCACGACGGCATCGAACTGCGCTTCGACCGACGCCGCCACCGCGTCGACTTCCCCGCCCTGACCGGCGGCCGGTCCGTGATGGTGTACGCGCAGACGGAGGTGTGCAAGGACCTCATCGCCCTGCAGCCCAAGGAGGGCGGCCCGCTGCTGTTCGAGGCGGAGGCACTCGCGGTCGAGGACGCGGAGAGCGAGCGGCCGCGCGTGCGTTTCCGGCACGGGGGCAGGGAAGACGTACTGGAGTGCGAGTACGTCGTCGGATGCGACGGTTTCTGGGGCGTCGCCCGTAAGGCGGTGCCGGCCTCGCTGTCCCGCGTGTTCGAACGGACGTACCCGTTCGGGTGGCTCGGCATCCTCGCCGACGTACCGCCCTCGCACGACGAGCTGGTCTACGCCCGGCACGACCGCGGCTTCGCCCTGCTGTCCATGCGGTCGACGTCCGTGTCCCGTCTCTACCTCCAAGTGCCGGACGGCACGGACGCCGAGGAGTGGGACGACGACGAGATCTGGGCGGAGCTGGAGCGACGCTTCGAGACCGCCGACGACTGGCGGCTGCGGCGCGGGCCCATCACCCAGAAGTCGGTCACGCCGATGCGGTCCTTCGTGCACGAGCCGATGCGACACGGACGGCTCTTCCTCGCCGGCGACGCCGCGCACATCGTGCCGCCGACCGGGGCCAAGGGCCTCAACCTGGCCGTCGGTGACGTCGTCACCTTCGCGCGGGCCCTGACACACCATAAGGAGACGGGCTCGGCCGAGCTGCTCGACGCCTACTCGGAGACCTGCCTGCGCCGCGTCTGGCAGGCCGAGCGGTTCTCGTACGACATGACGACGCTCCTGCACCGGGCCCCGGACGCCAGCCCCTTCGAGGACCGGCTCCAGCTCGCCCGGCTGGAACGGATCGCCACCTCGCGGGCCGCGGAGACCGACCTCGCCGAGGCCTACACGGGGTTCCCGTTGCACTGA
- a CDS encoding ABC transporter ATP-binding protein produces MTTTPVAGRTTTVAARATDLSKIYGQGETQVVALDRVSVEFRQAEFTAIMGPSGSGKSTLMHCVAGLDTFSSGSVRIGDTELGSLKDKQLTKLRRDKIGFIFQAFNLLPTLTALENITLPMDIAGRKADKQWLDSVIRMVGLADRLSHRPSQLSGGQQQRVAVARALAAKPEIIFGDEPTGNLDSRSGAEVLGFLRNSVRELGQTVVMVTHDPVAAAYADRVVFLADGRIVDEVYGPTADSVLDLMKQFDAKGRTS; encoded by the coding sequence GTGACCACCACACCCGTCGCCGGCCGGACCACCACCGTGGCCGCGCGCGCCACGGATCTGTCGAAGATCTACGGACAGGGCGAGACCCAGGTGGTCGCCCTGGACCGGGTCTCCGTCGAGTTCCGGCAGGCCGAGTTCACCGCGATCATGGGCCCTTCAGGCTCCGGCAAGTCCACCCTCATGCACTGCGTCGCCGGCCTGGACACCTTCTCCTCCGGTTCGGTGCGCATCGGCGACACCGAGCTGGGCTCCCTGAAGGACAAGCAGCTCACCAAGTTGCGCCGCGACAAGATCGGCTTCATCTTCCAGGCGTTCAACCTGCTGCCGACGCTGACCGCCCTGGAAAACATCACCCTTCCGATGGACATCGCGGGCCGCAAGGCCGACAAGCAGTGGCTGGACTCGGTGATCCGGATGGTGGGCCTCGCCGACCGGCTGAGCCACCGCCCCTCCCAGCTCTCCGGCGGCCAGCAGCAGCGTGTCGCCGTGGCCCGTGCGCTGGCCGCCAAGCCCGAGATCATCTTCGGCGACGAGCCGACCGGAAACCTCGACTCCCGTTCCGGCGCCGAGGTGCTGGGCTTCCTGCGCAACTCCGTACGGGAGTTGGGGCAGACGGTGGTGATGGTGACCCACGACCCGGTGGCGGCGGCGTACGCGGACCGGGTGGTGTTCCTCGCGGACGGACGGATCGTCGACGAGGTGTACGGGCCGACGGCGGACTCGGTCCTCGACCTCATGAAGCAGTTCGACGCCAAGGGCCGCACCAGCTGA
- a CDS encoding SGNH/GDSL hydrolase family protein gives MTRMSRARVARRIAAGAAYGGGGIGLAGAAVVGLVLAEVQLARRQVGNGSTPYVPNANGRYGRAYDTPAVPPLLLTLLGDSTAAGQGVHRAGQTPGALLASGLAAVAERPVDLRNVALPGAMSDDLDRQVTLVLADQDRIPDICVIMVGANDVTNRIPPTRSVRHLSAAVRRLRTAGAEVVVGTCPDLGTIEPVQQPLRWLARRASRQLAAAQTIGVVEQGGRTVSLGDMLGPEFAANPRELFGPDNYHPSAEGYATAAMAVLPTVCAALGLWPAEEERPDATRREGFLPVARAAAEAASEAGTEVTAAMPTGPRGPWALLKRRRRRRVTEAEPSPQPS, from the coding sequence ATGACCAGGATGTCGAGGGCGAGAGTGGCCCGGCGCATCGCAGCCGGTGCGGCGTACGGCGGTGGCGGCATCGGCCTGGCCGGTGCGGCGGTCGTCGGCCTGGTGCTGGCCGAGGTGCAGCTGGCGCGGCGCCAGGTGGGCAACGGTTCGACGCCGTACGTGCCGAACGCGAACGGGCGGTACGGACGTGCGTACGACACCCCGGCCGTCCCGCCCCTCCTGCTCACCCTGCTCGGCGACTCCACCGCCGCCGGCCAGGGCGTCCACCGCGCCGGCCAGACCCCGGGCGCGCTACTCGCCTCGGGCCTCGCCGCGGTCGCGGAGCGCCCCGTCGACCTGCGCAACGTCGCCCTGCCCGGCGCGATGTCCGACGACCTGGACCGCCAGGTGACGCTGGTCCTCGCGGACCAGGACCGGATCCCCGACATCTGCGTGATCATGGTCGGCGCGAACGACGTCACCAACCGCATCCCGCCCACCCGCTCGGTGCGCCACCTGTCGGCGGCGGTACGGCGCCTGCGCACGGCCGGCGCCGAGGTGGTCGTCGGCACCTGCCCCGACCTGGGCACGATCGAGCCGGTGCAGCAGCCGTTGCGCTGGCTGGCCAGACGCGCCTCCCGCCAGCTGGCGGCCGCCCAGACGATCGGAGTCGTCGAGCAGGGCGGCCGCACGGTTTCGCTGGGCGACATGCTGGGCCCCGAGTTCGCCGCGAACCCGCGCGAGCTGTTCGGCCCGGACAACTACCACCCCTCCGCCGAGGGCTACGCCACCGCCGCGATGGCCGTCCTGCCCACGGTCTGCGCCGCCCTGGGCCTGTGGCCGGCGGAGGAGGAGCGCCCCGACGCCACCCGCCGCGAGGGCTTCCTGCCGGTGGCCCGGGCGGCGGCGGAGGCGGCCTCGGAGGCCGGTACGGAGGTCACGGCCGCCATGCCGACGGGCCCGCGCGGGCCGTGGGCCCTGCTGAAGCGCAGGCGCAGGCGGCGGGTGACGGAGGCGGAGCCGTCACCGCAGCCGTCGTAG
- a CDS encoding DUF4287 domain-containing protein, translating into MSQVFSEETHRNLLARIPHCTGREVADWLRTVEEGPALRFEEKVSWLRHEYDLAYGHAKAIIHEYDLRRAARKLL; encoded by the coding sequence ATGTCCCAAGTCTTCTCCGAGGAGACCCATCGCAATCTGCTCGCCCGTATCCCCCACTGCACCGGTCGTGAAGTCGCCGACTGGCTGCGCACCGTCGAAGAAGGGCCCGCTCTCCGCTTCGAGGAGAAGGTCAGCTGGCTGCGTCACGAGTACGACCTCGCGTACGGCCACGCCAAGGCGATCATCCACGAGTACGACCTGAGGAGGGCCGCGCGCAAACTGCTCTGA
- a CDS encoding acetyl-CoA C-acetyltransferase: MPEAVIVSAARSPIGRAFKGSLKDLRPDDLTATIIQAALAKVPELDPKDIDDLMLGCGLPGGEQGNNLGRIVAVQMGMDHLPGCTITRYCSSSLQTSRMALHAIKAGEGDVFISAGVETVSRFAKGNSDSLPDTRNPLFADAEARTAAVAQSEGSTWHDPREDGLVPDPYIAMGQTAENLARQWGVTRQEMDEFGVRSQNLAEEAIKKGFWEREITPVTLPDGTVVSKDDGPRAGVTLEGVAGLKPVFRPDGLVTAGNCCPLNDGAAALIIMSDTKARELGLTPLARIVSTGVSGLSPEIMGYGPVEASKQALARAGLTIDDIDLVEINEAFAAQVIPSYRDLNIPLEKLNVNGGAIAVGHPFGMTGARITGTLINSLQWHDKQFGLETMCVGGGQGMAMVIERLS, encoded by the coding sequence ATGCCCGAAGCCGTGATCGTCTCTGCCGCCCGCTCCCCCATCGGCCGCGCCTTCAAGGGCTCCCTCAAGGACCTGCGCCCCGACGACCTCACCGCCACGATCATCCAGGCAGCCCTCGCCAAGGTCCCCGAGCTGGACCCGAAGGACATCGACGACCTGATGCTCGGCTGCGGCCTGCCCGGCGGCGAGCAGGGCAACAACCTCGGCCGGATCGTCGCCGTGCAGATGGGCATGGACCACCTGCCGGGCTGCACGATCACCCGCTACTGCTCCTCGTCGCTCCAGACCTCCCGCATGGCCCTGCACGCCATCAAGGCCGGTGAGGGCGACGTCTTCATCTCGGCCGGCGTCGAGACGGTCTCCCGCTTCGCCAAGGGAAACTCCGACAGCCTGCCCGACACGCGCAACCCGCTCTTCGCCGACGCCGAGGCCCGCACCGCCGCGGTCGCCCAGTCCGAGGGCTCGACCTGGCACGACCCGCGCGAGGACGGCCTGGTCCCCGACCCGTACATCGCGATGGGCCAGACGGCGGAGAACCTGGCCCGGCAGTGGGGCGTGACCCGCCAGGAGATGGACGAGTTCGGCGTCCGCTCGCAGAACCTCGCCGAGGAAGCCATCAAGAAGGGCTTCTGGGAGCGCGAGATCACCCCGGTGACGCTCCCCGACGGCACGGTCGTCAGCAAGGACGACGGCCCCCGCGCCGGCGTCACCCTGGAGGGCGTCGCGGGCCTGAAGCCGGTCTTCCGCCCCGACGGCCTGGTCACCGCCGGCAACTGCTGCCCCCTCAACGACGGCGCCGCGGCCCTGATCATCATGTCCGACACCAAGGCCCGCGAGCTGGGCCTGACCCCGCTCGCCCGGATCGTCTCCACCGGCGTCTCCGGCCTCTCTCCCGAGATCATGGGCTACGGCCCCGTCGAGGCGTCCAAGCAGGCCCTCGCCCGCGCCGGCCTGACCATCGACGACATCGACCTCGTCGAGATCAACGAGGCCTTCGCCGCGCAGGTGATCCCCTCCTACCGCGACCTGAACATCCCGCTGGAGAAGCTGAACGTCAACGGCGGCGCCATCGCCGTCGGCCACCCCTTCGGCATGACCGGCGCCCGGATCACCGGCACGCTCATCAACTCCCTGCAGTGGCACGACAAGCAGTTCGGCCTGGAGACGATGTGCGTCGGCGGTGGCCAGGGCATGGCGATGGTGATCGAGCGCCTCAGCTGA